The genomic region AGACGAAATCTGTCAGCACGTCATCCTTGATACGCTGAAATTCCAGACTGGAACGTACGCGCGGCCGTGGCAGATCAACAGGAACTATGCGCTTGATGCGCCCCGGGTGAGACTGCATCACCACGACACGATCTCCGAGGAACACAGCCTCTTCCACATCGTGGGTAACCAGGATAGTGGTCAGGCCCTCCTGCTCCCACAAGCGTTGCAGTTCCTGTTGCAGCTTCAGCCTGGTCAACGCATCCAGTGCCGCAAATGGCTCATCCAGCAGCAACAATTGAGGATGCAGCACCAAGGCCCTGGCGATCGCCACCCGTTGGGACATCCCGCCGGAAATCTGGTGGGGATACGCTTTTTCAAAACCAGACAAGCCCACCAGGTCTATCTGTGCCTGGACGCGGCGCTTGCGTTCCGCCTTGGGAACATCCGTTGCAGAAAAAGCCAATGCGATATTGGCTTCTACCGTCAGCCATGGGAACAAACGGTGTTCTTGAAACACAATGCCGCGATCGAGGTCGGTTCCTTGAATACGCTTACCCTGATAGACGATGTTCCCTGCATACTGGGTATCCAATCCCGCGAGCAGCTTCAGCAAAGTCGATTTGCCGCAACCGCTGGCACCAACGATCGAGATAAACTCGCCAGTGCGCACCTCCAGATTGATATCGGAAAGCACCTGCAGGCGCTCGCCTGATAGCTGGAAGGCTTTTTCAACGCGTTCTATCGTCAAGGCGACCGGTTTCAGGCTGGTCCGCTGCCTTGCCACCTCTTCATCATGCAGCACTTGTTCACGCTTGAAATTCAGCACCGTATTCAATGCACTCAATTCTTGCTTCTTTCTGCCACCTGGGCATTGAAGTGCCCTGCGGCACACTACTCCAAATAACTTTTTTTAATAACCCACAACAAAAACATATAAAGGCAATTAAAAATATATTTTGGTTATATAAATGCAATCCTCGTGCCAAATTCTCAAGAAAAATAATTTTCTATTTAAATTCATTGAATTGGGAAATATTCGCTCTTCTACTGACAGCAAAACTGTTTCCATGGCAACAAAAATCGGCCCCAAGTGTTTCCATGGAAACAGATATCGCTGATGCAAATGAAACAGTGCCGATGAATCAAAGGCGTTATATTGCTTGTAATTGAAAATGGTCGGACATGGCCCTGACACTGTTGTGACACCTCAAGGCCAAGATCCAACCGATACTGTTTTTACAGCAGAGCGCCTCACCTGGATCGCTTCCCTGAACGCTCTTGGGTGCATTTAGTTCGGAGTCCAGAAGCCCTCAAGTTTGAGTTCCTTCAATGCCGTGGCAACAAAATGCGGGTTGAGCATCTGCTGAACATCCGCTTGCGTTCGCGTCAACCCGGATGCCTGCGCATAGGCGACTGCCTTGCGATAATGTTCTTGCAAGGCTACATCGTAGAGCGGCGACCAGCGCTGGCGCCAGCTCACATTATCTTGGTCATATTCTCTGCGGTTCACGCTTTCCGGATAGATCTTGTTGGAATATTCCCGGATGTAGGTTTCCTTGTTTTCATCCTGCGCTACCCAGTGCACGCTTTTCAGGTAGGCAGTGACGATGGCCTGGGTTATCTCGGGGTTCTGCTTTACAAAGTCATTGCGCGCCCACACACCGCCCATCAGTTTCCAGTCCACTGGCGCAGTCTTGGTCGACCAGATAATTTTGCCCACCCCCCTGTCTTCAAGGATGTAAGAGTCAAACAGGCTGAAAAAACCATCGACAGTACCGCTCGCCAAGGCGGCAGCACCGACTTGCGGATTGACATTGACGATCTTGAAGTCCTTGAATGTCAGGCCTTCGCTCTGCAACAGGTTGGAAAAAGCCAGCTCCCATGGGCGGCCGCGGTGCAAGGCGATCTTTTTACCCTTGAGGTCCTTGATGCTCTTGGCTGTCGAGTTCTTGGGCACAACCAAATAGGAATTGGAAGTCGTGCCCCAAGGCGCCACCAGCTGCACAGTGGGTTTGCTTGCATTGAGGATGATAGGCGGCAGATCGCCATAGATGCCAAAATCGATCTTGCCGCT from Methylobacillus flagellatus KT harbors:
- a CDS encoding ABC transporter substrate-binding protein, which codes for MMRLTVLPALLLAAFLGYFPTAHTEDLKVVRIASVATNVGGKTVYAGSASLVVNGAFPEELRKQGIKVEWVPAAMASVGPVINEGFASGKIDFGIYGDLPPIILNASKPTVQLVAPWGTTSNSYLVVPKNSTAKSIKDLKGKKIALHRGRPWELAFSNLLQSEGLTFKDFKIVNVNPQVGAAALASGTVDGFFSLFDSYILEDRGVGKIIWSTKTAPVDWKLMGGVWARNDFVKQNPEITQAIVTAYLKSVHWVAQDENKETYIREYSNKIYPESVNRREYDQDNVSWRQRWSPLYDVALQEHYRKAVAYAQASGLTRTQADVQQMLNPHFVATALKELKLEGFWTPN
- a CDS encoding ABC transporter ATP-binding protein, giving the protein MSALNTVLNFKREQVLHDEEVARQRTSLKPVALTIERVEKAFQLSGERLQVLSDINLEVRTGEFISIVGASGCGKSTLLKLLAGLDTQYAGNIVYQGKRIQGTDLDRGIVFQEHRLFPWLTVEANIALAFSATDVPKAERKRRVQAQIDLVGLSGFEKAYPHQISGGMSQRVAIARALVLHPQLLLLDEPFAALDALTRLKLQQELQRLWEQEGLTTILVTHDVEEAVFLGDRVVVMQSHPGRIKRIVPVDLPRPRVRSSLEFQRIKDDVLTDFV